The following coding sequences lie in one Notolabrus celidotus isolate fNotCel1 chromosome 20, fNotCel1.pri, whole genome shotgun sequence genomic window:
- the LOC117832931 gene encoding serotonin N-acetyltransferase-like yields the protein MMSVIGALPFIKPMQPGPSVSPGIQRRHTLPASEFRPLNTQDAISVFEIEREAFISVSGECPLHLDEVRHFLTLCPELSMGWIEEGRLVAFIIGSLWDQDRLSTDALTLHKPRGSTVHVHVLAVHRTFRQQGKGPILMWRYLQYLRCFPNVRRAVLMCEEFLIPFYQKSGFKVLGRCAITVGSLSFTEMLYPISGHSYMRRNSEAIRFPEHPLTLPLTKTDEHEDV from the exons ATGATGTCTGTTATTGGCGCGCTGCCTTTCATCAAACCAATGCAGCCAGGACCGTCTGTCTCTCCGGGCATCCAGAGGAGACACACTCTGCCCGCGAGCGAGTTCAGACCCCTCAACACCCAGGACGCCATCAGTGTGTTTGAGATCGAGCGTGAAG cGTTTATTTCAGTGTCAGGTGAGTGTCCGCTCCACCTGGATGAGGTGCGTCATTTCCTCACGCTGTGTCCAGAACTTTCTATGGGCTGGATCGAGGAGGGCCGGCTGGTGGCTTTTATCATCGGCTCTTTGTGGGACCAGGACAGACTCAGCACA GACGCTCTGACTCTCCACAAGCCCCGCGGATCCACCGTCCACGTCCACGTCCTCGCCGTGCACCGCACCTTCAGGCAGCAAGGTAAAGGTCCCATCCTGATGTGGCGCTACCTGCAGTACCTGCGCTGCTTCCCCAACGTGCGCCGCGCGGTGCTGATGTGCGAAGAGTTCCTCATTCCCTTCTACCAGAAGTCCGGCTTCAAGGTGCTGGGCCGCTGCGCCATCACCGTGGGCAGCCTGAGCTTCACGGAGATGCTGTATCCCATCAGCGGACACTCGTACATGCGCCGGAACAGCGAGGCGATCCGGTTCCCAGAGCATCCTTTGACTCTGCCGCTGACAAAGACTGACGAACACGAGGACGTATGA